One window of the Rhizorhabdus dicambivorans genome contains the following:
- a CDS encoding LytR/AlgR family response regulator transcription factor: MTIRTILVDDEPLAIQGLRLRLAAHEDVEIIETCLNGREAIRAIKTHKPDLVFLDIQMPGFDGFSVIQGLMEVEPPLFVFVTAYEDHAIRAFQAQALDYLLKPVDEQRLADTLDRVRQRLAEKKGVEEVGRLKEVLAEVAPDAADSYSESDDAPASNRFEKMINIKDRGQIFRVDVDTIERIDAAGDYMCIYTGDNTLILRETMKDLEKRLDPRRFQRVHRSTIVNLDLVRQVKPHTNGECFLVLDSGAQVKVSRSYREVVARFVH, translated from the coding sequence ATGACGATCCGCACCATTCTCGTCGACGACGAGCCGCTTGCCATTCAAGGGCTCCGTCTCAGGCTTGCCGCACACGAGGATGTCGAAATCATCGAAACCTGCCTGAACGGCCGCGAAGCCATCCGGGCGATCAAGACCCACAAGCCCGATCTCGTCTTCCTCGATATCCAGATGCCGGGGTTCGACGGCTTCTCCGTGATCCAGGGGCTGATGGAGGTCGAGCCGCCCCTGTTCGTCTTCGTGACGGCCTATGAGGATCACGCGATCCGCGCCTTCCAGGCACAGGCGCTCGACTATCTGCTGAAACCCGTCGACGAGCAGCGGCTGGCCGACACGCTCGACCGGGTCCGCCAGCGGCTGGCGGAGAAGAAGGGCGTCGAGGAGGTCGGGCGGCTCAAGGAGGTGCTTGCCGAGGTCGCACCCGACGCGGCCGACAGCTATTCCGAAAGCGACGACGCGCCCGCCTCGAACCGTTTCGAGAAGATGATCAACATCAAGGATCGCGGGCAGATCTTCCGCGTCGACGTCGATACGATCGAGCGGATCGACGCCGCCGGCGACTATATGTGCATTTACACCGGCGACAACACGCTGATCCTGCGCGAGACGATGAAGGATCTGGAGAAAAGGCTCGATCCGCGCCGCTTCCAGCGCGTCCACCGCTCGACCATCGTCAATCTCGATCTGGTCCGCCAGGTCAAGCCGCACACCAATGGCGAATGTTTCCTGGTGCTCGATTCGGGCGCGCAGGTGAAGGTCAGCCGCTCCTACCGCGAGGTCGTCGCGCGCTTCGTGCATTGA